The Candidatus Eisenbacteria bacterium genomic interval TCAAACCACGAGGCTCGCGCGTCGACACCACTCCCCTTCTCGACCACCGATGCCTCGATGGCCCAGCGGCTGTAAGGGCCGGCGCGAACCCGCGGCGCGGGAGGCTTGAGCAGCGCAACCCGCGGCCCGACTTCATCGCGGAAGAGGGCGAAGCGTCCCAGCCCCCACGATTCGGCGGACACCGATCGCGCGGCCGGGTCCCGATCGGCGCCGGCCCATTGCCAGCCGCCCGAATCGAGTCGATAGAGACCGACCCGATCCAGCGACGCGCCCGCGGGCGCCACGATGCGCACCCGCGCGGGGTGGCGGAGCGGGTGTCGAGCTGGCTCTACCTGCCACGCGCCACCCACCGGGATGAGGCCGCTCTGTCCTCGGGAGGGGGCTGCATATGCAAGGATCGTCGCGTCCTCGAAGAGCGCCCCCGCCGCAAAGCCTACCCGCAGTCCTCCCGTGTCGTCCGCAAGCTCGAACGCGTCGGAGGAGGAAGCGCGCCGCGCCCACACGAACCCCCCGCGTCCCGCGGACTCCCCAGCGGAGCCTACGGGGCGCATGGCGACAGGCAGCCGCACCGTCTTGACGGCGGCGCTTTTCGGCACCGAAAAATTCGCGCACCACATGCGGCCGGCCCGCGTCGCGCGCCGCGCCTCCTCGCCCACCTGGAAATCGAGCCCGCCCTTCGCGGCGCGGAACGGGAAGCTCACGCGAAGAAATCCTCCGGGGAACGATGCAAACGCAGCCGACGTCTCGCTCCACGGCTCCTCGCCGCGCCACCATCCCGGGGTCACGGGTGGCGGCGGCTCCCCGGGCAGAAGCACGATGCGCCGTGTGACCACGGCGCCCGCAAGGTCGCGCGCCCAGACCCGGAGGATGCGCGGCGGATCGCCGGGGCGAATCTCGATCGTTCCGGCCTCTTCGCCCGAGGGAGCGTCGGAGTGCACGACGCGAGGGCGGAAGCCGGCAGCGGACCACAGCATGAGGCCCATGTTGCCGGTCACCCGGCCCGTGTCGTAGACGTAGGCCGCTTCGGGCATGTCCGTGGCCCACGAGACGCTGTCGAAGCGGCATTCCGTGGCGCGGCCGTCCCACTCGATGCCCATCGACCAGGGCACCATACGCCCCGATCCGCTCCGCAGGCGGTCGCGCCCCGCAACGATCGCGCGGAGCCGCCCAATCGCCCGCACGGTATCCCTGCGAGAAAGACCGACCGTGAGAGGCCCGGAACGGTCCCCCACCTGCGAGGCCTCATCAAGCGGCTCGAGGGTGAGGGTCGTTAATTCCGGGGGAATGCGATCCGCGACCGCCATGCCCGCGCGAAGCGGATTGTAGGCCGTGTCTCCGCGCCGAACCTCGAAGTGGAGATGCGGTCCTCCCGCCCCGCTCTCACCCGACCAGGCGATGACCTCACCCGCGCCCACGTGGAATTGCTTGGGGTGGAGCCACAGATCCTGCTCGTACTGCCGACTCGAGTCCTGCGCGCTTTGCACGTACTCGCCCACACGTCC includes:
- a CDS encoding M23 family metallopeptidase; the encoded protein is MTTQPLIMLLAAVLGVAFFPPAHGAAAPSGRSATKPPPFAAQFQKTPLRGPLIFKAGFGDYRGGHFHAGIDLGTARRVGRPVLAPESGWIERVRASGVGYGRALYLRTPDDRILVFGHLDAFAGRVGEYVQSAQDSSRQYEQDLWLHPKQFHVGAGEVIAWSGESGAGGPHLHFEVRRGDTAYNPLRAGMAVADRIPPELTTLTLEPLDEASQVGDRSGPLTVGLSRRDTVRAIGRLRAIVAGRDRLRSGSGRMVPWSMGIEWDGRATECRFDSVSWATDMPEAAYVYDTGRVTGNMGLMLWSAAGFRPRVVHSDAPSGEEAGTIEIRPGDPPRILRVWARDLAGAVVTRRIVLLPGEPPPPVTPGWWRGEEPWSETSAAFASFPGGFLRVSFPFRAAKGGLDFQVGEEARRATRAGRMWCANFSVPKSAAVKTVRLPVAMRPVGSAGESAGRGGFVWARRASSSDAFELADDTGGLRVGFAAGALFEDATILAYAAPSRGQSGLIPVGGAWQVEPARHPLRHPARVRIVAPAGASLDRVGLYRLDSGGWQWAGADRDPAARSVSAESWGLGRFALFRDEVGPRVALLKPPAPRVRAGPYSRWAIEASVVEKGSGVDARASWF